The sequence below is a genomic window from Anoplolepis gracilipes chromosome 9, ASM4749672v1, whole genome shotgun sequence.
aaaattaattaatatatgctgCACTAATTATGACtaattacaacaaaataatacaaagcctatttctttaaattaaaatatataattatcacccaaatttttataacactttCATATACACTATTCTCAGATAAACCAATAAAAAATTCGGTATaagatatattgtttaaaagatTCTATACTGAACATTAGATTAGTAAATAAAGACTTACGCttgaacttttattattattaaattcgttGCGTGCGTTCAATaagttgaatttaaaaatcgataattttttagtacAATGCAAGCAATTCTTAATTCTTCAAACTGATAAAAGCAACTTTCTTCGTCTTCTTTTTTAGCTACAAAATCCAacggataaatattatatttattcttacattCTCCGAATCGCGCGCGTTATCAATGTGATTTATTCCACATCCCGTTCAACCAATGAAGTAGCCGCATAGCATCATTTTATTGGTTGAATGAGATCTTAAGGCaaccttaaatataagatcggactatgaaAACCGGCCTACATGTCGTGCAGCAACGCCATTGCATCCACTAAAATTGCGTTCCGGAAAACACTAAAAGCTTCGTTTCatctttgttactcattaaaaattgaacagAGCACGCCaataatgctaaaaaaattaatctactactaaatcattaaaaataaatttaaaaaatctacttTTTGAACGCTTCTATAGAGGACTGGGCGATTTTAAAAAGTGATTCTAGCGCTTTTCAGCATTGAGTAGTTGGTAACACTGGCCGAGAACAACACTGCGGCGCAGTGACTGCGCTCGAGAGACACGAGGGACCGCGAGCAGCGAGCACAGACGGCGCAGCGTGCGAAATTGATTCGCGGGCGCTTTATTATCGTCATCGCTTTCGCGGAATTGCCATCGGACACCCCGCGCCGCCCAGTAGTCGAACAGCGCAATCGATAACCCCACGGGCGCTTTTTGCGCTGGGCGAGAGATCGTAATGGCGAGAGCGTGGCGTCGAGGGCGATAGAGAGGCGGCGAGagtgggagagagagagagagagagagattcgtGGTAAAAACAATGCCGAATTGCCGAGGAGCAACGCGTAAGTGAACGAATATCCGAACGAAAGCGCGTATCGCTCTCGCGCTCGGTACTTTCGCGTACCAGACGCAGCGCAGTGTAATCTGTGTgtatgcatgtgtgtgtgtatacgtgTGCGCGCGCTCCACTTCCGGTGcgtcagtttttttttaccgaggTACCGCCTGCCGCTTGGCGATCTCTTCAACGAGACTGTTCATTCTGTAGCGTAATTAACCTCACGCACGATGTAATACTCATTGGATCACACTTGCtgtgtatatttatgtgtgtgtatatgtgtgtgtttacgttaaaaatttatttcatttgctTTACGTATATTTACAAAGAAACGAGTAGCTTGACGAATAATGTTGATGAatagatataacaaaatacgAAGCtctcagaaaataatataactttgcttcttatttgttttttcttgaaatgatatatttcctttatatataatttatgtcttgtaattataaattttttatactatatttgttataattgatTCTTGTATTCTCTAAAtattgcgcgcgcgcgcgtcagTTTTCCGTTTTTAAATTCACCATGTGGGTATCTctccaattttaaaaaaaagttctaatatttatgggattttgttttctttgtcAGTGAATTGACGTAGCAGTGGGAGGAGACATGCCAAAATATcacatattcttataaaaatagcaTCGCAAAAATTCGGATTGGCGACAGACGATGCGCCCGAATTCACGCTTTGtcgaatattattgttatatacaaTACCTGGAGGAAAACTTTTTgtcattcaaaaaattttaatttagtaaaaaattaagaaaaatagaatattaataatagaaaatcatgaagcaattttttttttaatttcaaatctaTTGTAACGTTCCAAATACTTTGCAATTTGAGAAATAAGTTTTGTTAGAATTttgagtaattaattatatatatcggaaaaaagtatttaatatttaagagtcgaaaaataataaatattgatatgaaagaaaataattttgtaaagtcaaatagaaaaaaattgaaatatttgtatgaTTTCAGATTGCTGACGAAGaaagattatttcttataGATGTGGACAAAAATATGTGtagatattacttttaattaatacttactTTTTGAATATGGATGATGAAGAAGGAACTTCAAGTTCTGGACCTATGTCTTCGTTGAATAGTTTATTCTCATTCACCAGTCctgctgtaaaaaaattgcttggATGGAAACAAGGggacgaagaagaaaaatggGCGGAGAAAGCAGTTGATTCGTTAGTAAAGAAGCTGAAGAAGCGCAAAGGAGCGATTGAAGAATTGGAACGAGCATTGAGCTGTCCTGGTACACCAAGCAAATGTGTAACGATTCCTCGAAGCTTAGATGGTAGACTACAGGTTTCCCATCGCAAAGGCTTACCGCATGTGATATACTGCAGAGTCTGGCGATGGCCAGATCTTCAATCACATCATGAACTAAAACCATTGGATCTATGTCAATATCCATTTTCTGCCAAGCAGAAGGAAGTTTGTATTAATCCTTATCACTATAAAAGAGTGGAGAGCCCGGTGTTACCGCCGGTATTGGTTCCTAGACACTCAGAATATGCTCCTGGCCACTCACTATTGCCTTTTCAACAATTGGCTGATCCAAGCATGCCGCATAATGTATCCTACTCATCTAGTGGCTTTAACGCTAGCTCTACTGGCGGCGTCAATCCGACATCGCCCATGTCCTCTGTCGGTTCCGTGCCAAGTCCAGGGAGTACAACTTTACCGAATCCTCAGAGCCCGTACGGTACTAATGGATTACCGGAGACGCCACCGCCGGCCTACCTTCCGCCAGAGGATGGCTCGCAGACTGGACAAACCTCATCATCAGATTCAGTTGCAATGGACACCAGTGCGCCCATCGAATCAGCTACAGCTGTGTGTTATCAAGAGCCACCTTGTTGGGCGTCGATTGCCTACTATGAATTAAATTGCCGAGTAGGCGAGGTGTTTCACTGTCAGACGCAGTTAGTACATATTGATGGCTTCACAAATCCCAGCAACAACTCTGATCGTTTCTGCCTTGGACAACTATCCAACGTAAATCGAAACTCCACAATAGAAAATACAAGGCGACATATAGGCAAAGGAGTGCAGTTGTACTACGTTGGCGGCGAAGTTTATGCCGAATGTATGTCTGATTCGGCAATATTTGTACAATCTAGAAACTGCAATCACCATCACGGATTTCACCCTAGTACTGTTTGTAAAATTCCACCACAATGTTCGTTGAAGATATTCAACAATCAGGAATTCGCTCAGCTTCTCTCGCAAAGTGTAAATCATGGTTTTGAAGCTGTCTATGAGTTAACCAAGATGTGCACAATTAggtaatttatgataatttaatgcaataagataatttgtaataatatgcataattcTGGAAagtaaaaacttttctttgtTCACAGAATGTCATTTGTAAAAGGATGGGGTGCCGAATACCATAGGCAGGATGTTACATCAACCCCTTGCTGGATTGAAATACATTTGCATGGACCTTTGCAGTGGTTGGATAAAGTGTTAATACAAATGGGTCCACCCCATAATGCCATAAGTTCAGtgtcataaataatatgcacATCCTACAACAAAATCTTCATTATGAGAAAAGGACAATTAGTCTCGATGCACTTTTAAGAGTTTAAGGaccataattattataaatgaaagttGTGGAGACCATGCACAGAGACATGTTTAACAATGGTTACAGCTGTAAGTTTATGTTATAccaatattaaattcatgaaaataagataaacaaaaatatgtaacgttTAAAAGAAACTTAAAAAGTTACgagaaatgttatataaaatagtaagaaTATTTAGGTGATCTCTGGAAGTTATCGTGATCACGTAATGTATACACAATACATTTAGATGCTATAAAACTCTTTGGCTGTTATAAAGGaaagaattatacatatagaagTATAAtggtatatgtaaaaaaaaagaaatatttttcaaatctatCCATCAGTcgtaatactttattttatatggaaaCTTATTGTGAAGATATTTGTCAGTGTTTTATGCCACAAATCTTTTTCTAGACGATTTGAAAATTCATTGTGacgataaaagaaatataacgcGAGATTACAGCTGCTTGATAAAGAAAGTAAAGGATCCGAATTatggaaatgaaaaaaaaaaatattctctgttCTCTCAAAGGATAATCTAATAAGTTTATGTCTGttatgtgtgttttaaaagTACTTTTACGTCTCTATGTAGATCTACTcaaatttctctaaaataattgataatagtAGCGCGGTCTTTTACTGAAAAAGCGATGCGATctgtatttcaatataaaacgTTGGACGTTGATCTCACGTTGACTATTGGAAGTTAACTGCGTCCAATGATATATTGAAACGTCGATTCATACATTAATTcgtagaaaaagatttatgatTCATGATCTTGCTCCATCTTTGTATAGATTGCATTGTACTCTTCTCGATTATCATGTACCATATGATTCAACGCTTTCCATATTACAATTCCTGAAAACACATTTAGGTAAGTTTTATGTGTCatgaatatatgaaattttatgtatactcTGTACAAATTCTATATGGGAAAATTGTATACACTCGTATATGTGTTTGTACAAGTGTATGTTTAATGACGAAGTCATCTGTTAGTAAGATTATACATTGCTGAATGAGAA
It includes:
- the Mad gene encoding protein mothers against dpp, whose product is MDDEEGTSSSGPMSSLNSLFSFTSPAVKKLLGWKQGDEEEKWAEKAVDSLVKKLKKRKGAIEELERALSCPGTPSKCVTIPRSLDGRLQVSHRKGLPHVIYCRVWRWPDLQSHHELKPLDLCQYPFSAKQKEVCINPYHYKRVESPVLPPVLVPRHSEYAPGHSLLPFQQLADPSMPHNVSYSSSGFNASSTGGVNPTSPMSSVGSVPSPGSTTLPNPQSPYGTNGLPETPPPAYLPPEDGSQTGQTSSSDSVAMDTSAPIESATAVCYQEPPCWASIAYYELNCRVGEVFHCQTQLVHIDGFTNPSNNSDRFCLGQLSNVNRNSTIENTRRHIGKGVQLYYVGGEVYAECMSDSAIFVQSRNCNHHHGFHPSTVCKIPPQCSLKIFNNQEFAQLLSQSVNHGFEAVYELTKMCTIRMSFVKGWGAEYHRQDVTSTPCWIEIHLHGPLQWLDKVLIQMGPPHNAISSVS